One genomic segment of Gottschalkia acidurici 9a includes these proteins:
- a CDS encoding CotH kinase family protein: MKRNTKVYAIVVILYCLILIISTVVPSYKTNISDTTQKDATLDLSQEDKDAKVDKEIFPKDKVIDVKINISEKDFEDMLKNGQKEEIKVANVNYNGYEFNNIGVRTKGNSSLMQVAAQDSDRYSFKINLDEYTDGQNFYGITSINLNNNFSDPTYMREYLTYELMEQMGLPTPRFSYVNVYINNKLHGLYLAVEQVNESFINSNFEITNGNLYKPDGDGSDLIWKGESMDNYSGLNLKTNKKENDNSKILNMMKELSEGSDYEKYINVDEVLRYLAVSTVLCNFDSYQGSFKHNYYLYEENGVFSIIPWDFNMSFAGFGGMGPESGEMTEVLIDEPTMGSLEERPLIDKLLKVQEYKEKYHSYIEEIVNGYLSKENFNKRVEELSNLITNHVEKDPTKFYTLEEHIKSLSEDVTTSNSSKMPDQKGQNQMEEPTEPGQKKDEEINSNERSREGKVKNNDINKDNKIGFGNSTIVGLTSFVEARIENVRKQLDGTIPSYKDGTGIGGGKMGMSGGNNKPENMSGEFNPSNMPKDFENKQGMNPPKEGMSPQGNNNKMPMMGQQRGMVNLEDIKVLIVGAAMLILSTVYIQRLNKKRI; this comes from the coding sequence TTGAAAAGAAATACTAAGGTGTATGCAATTGTTGTAATTCTATACTGTCTAATACTTATAATAAGCACAGTAGTTCCATCTTATAAGACTAATATATCAGATACAACACAGAAAGATGCAACATTAGATTTAAGTCAGGAAGATAAAGATGCAAAGGTAGATAAAGAAATATTTCCTAAAGACAAAGTTATAGACGTTAAGATAAATATAAGTGAAAAAGATTTTGAGGACATGCTTAAAAATGGGCAAAAAGAAGAAATTAAGGTTGCTAATGTTAATTATAATGGATATGAATTTAACAATATAGGTGTTAGAACAAAAGGAAACTCAAGCTTAATGCAAGTTGCAGCACAGGATTCTGATAGATATAGTTTTAAGATAAACTTAGATGAATATACAGATGGACAAAATTTTTATGGAATAACAAGTATAAATCTGAATAACAACTTTAGTGATCCGACTTATATGAGAGAGTATTTAACTTATGAGTTGATGGAGCAAATGGGACTACCTACTCCAAGATTTAGCTATGTGAATGTGTATATTAATAATAAGTTACACGGATTATATTTAGCAGTGGAACAAGTTAATGAATCTTTTATAAATAGTAATTTTGAAATCACTAATGGTAATCTATACAAACCTGATGGAGATGGAAGTGATTTAATCTGGAAAGGTGAAAGTATGGATAATTATAGTGGATTAAATTTAAAAACTAATAAAAAAGAAAATGATAACTCGAAAATACTTAATATGATGAAAGAGTTAAGTGAAGGTAGTGATTATGAAAAGTATATAAATGTAGATGAGGTGTTAAGATATCTAGCGGTTAGTACAGTACTGTGCAACTTTGACAGCTACCAAGGTAGCTTTAAGCATAATTATTATCTTTATGAAGAAAATGGAGTGTTTTCAATAATACCTTGGGATTTTAATATGTCTTTTGCAGGGTTTGGCGGAATGGGGCCAGAAAGTGGAGAAATGACAGAGGTTTTAATTGATGAGCCAACTATGGGTTCTCTGGAAGAAAGACCACTAATAGATAAACTTTTAAAAGTTCAAGAATATAAAGAAAAATATCATAGTTATATAGAAGAGATAGTTAATGGATATCTATCAAAGGAGAACTTTAATAAAAGAGTAGAAGAACTTTCGAATCTTATAACTAATCATGTAGAAAAAGATCCTACTAAATTTTATACTTTAGAAGAACATATAAAGTCACTTAGTGAAGATGTAACAACAAGTAATAGCAGTAAAATGCCTGACCAAAAGGGGCAAAATCAAATGGAAGAACCTACTGAACCAGGGCAAAAAAAAGATGAAGAAATAAATAGTAACGAAAGATCTAGAGAAGGAAAAGTAAAAAATAATGATATTAATAAAGATAATAAAATAGGCTTTGGAAATAGCACAATAGTGGGACTAACATCTTTCGTAGAAGCAAGAATAGAAAATGTAAGAAAACAATTAGACGGAACAATTCCTTCCTATAAGGATGGAACAGGAATCGGTGGAGGCAAGATGGGTATGTCTGGTGGGAACAATAAACCAGAAAATATGTCAGGGGAATTTAATCCAAGCAATATGCCAAAGGATTTTGAAAACAAACAAGGCATGAATCCTCCTAAAGAAGGTATGTCACCTCAAGGTAACAATAACAAAATGCCTATGATGGGGCAGCAAAGGGGTATGGTGAATTTAGAAGATATAAAAGTATTAATAGTAGGAGCGGCAATGTTAATATTATCAACTGTATATATACAGAGATTAAATAAAAAAAGAATATAG
- a CDS encoding DUF4956 domain-containing protein, giving the protein MDNTFTFSDIFKKSFLNSASNDLTAMKVVLTLGLTFLIGLFIYVVYKKTFKGVLFSKSFNVSLIAISMVTSLVIMAVTSNVVLSLGMVGALSIVRFRTAIKDPVDIVFMFWSISVGIVTGASLYVLAIFGSLVIGIILVAFNKTVMPENAYLFVVNCNDSSAEDEVIKKIRNEIKKFNIKSKTVTKDSIEMTLELRVKDNETGFVNMISNISGVSNAVLISYNGDYVS; this is encoded by the coding sequence ATGGATAATACGTTTACTTTTTCAGATATATTTAAGAAAAGTTTTTTAAATAGTGCATCAAATGATTTAACAGCAATGAAAGTTGTTCTAACTTTAGGATTAACTTTTCTTATAGGATTATTTATTTATGTAGTATATAAGAAAACATTCAAAGGAGTTTTATTTTCAAAAAGTTTTAATGTATCTTTAATAGCCATATCAATGGTGACTTCTCTAGTTATTATGGCAGTTACCTCTAATGTAGTTCTTTCACTAGGTATGGTAGGGGCACTAAGTATTGTTAGATTTAGAACTGCTATAAAAGATCCAGTTGATATTGTATTTATGTTCTGGTCAATTTCAGTAGGTATAGTAACTGGAGCTAGTTTGTATGTGTTAGCTATATTTGGTTCATTAGTTATAGGTATAATTTTAGTTGCATTCAACAAGACAGTAATGCCTGAAAATGCATATCTTTTTGTAGTGAACTGTAATGACAGTAGCGCTGAGGATGAAGTTATAAAGAAGATAAGAAATGAAATTAAAAAATTTAATATTAAATCTAAAACAGTAACTAAAGATAGTATTGAGATGACACTAGAGCTTAGAGTAAAGGATAATGAAACGGGTTTTGTAAATATGATTTCTAATATCAGTGGTGTAAGTAACGCAGTTCTTATAAGTTACAATGGCGACTATGTTTCATAG